The genomic interval TTCACTAAAGCTGCTAGATCTGGCACTACCTTTACACTCCTCAGAAGCTCTTCgggttttttttggtttttctgGTGAAACCGGTCATAGAGGGAAAATCTGTTGGTGGATCCAGTCTCTGGGTGAGCAGAGGACAACCTGTCCCCTGGACTGTCTTTTGCAATGGTGGTTGTGGACATAAATCCAATGCTAGTCACCCAGGGTAAATGTATTTCCAGTTTTTTGTtggcagcatcctgaatgttgCTGTCTGTAGCAGCACAAAGCCGTCCATCATTTGGTTGGAAGAAGCGTTGATTGGTGCGATTGTTCACATGTCGAGCCACACGTCCAGCAATATCTGAAATATAGACTGTAGGAGGATGCCGGAAGCTCAACAGGGCATCCCCATGGTCACGGGCTGATTCTTGCCACCACAATGGAGATTCATAGTACACAACAGAGTGTGTACACCCCATGTGCAAAACACCaccttaaaaaaagaaataaattgtTCACAATCGCCAAAAACCATTAAAAACCATTGAGCataaaccattaaaaaaaaacttctaatAGAAGTAAATAGTAACCTTGCAAATGTCCATGTAAAATTTTGATAAATAAGCACATCTGTTATTTACACAGTGTTGATAACTTGTGATCAGCTGTGTTAAAAGCAGGGTAGAATGAAATGCTCAGAGGCTCCTACAGAACCAGGGCTGGCAAACCCTGCTGAAATCACTGGACTTACCTCCAGTCTTCTGAAGTTTGATGAACTTGTAAAGTAGAAGCTCTTCAAGCCTATTTATTAGGTCACTCCGCGACCCAGCTTCTGACACTCCAAGAGCATTGCATGCTGCAATTAAATCCTCTTTCCTTGGCTGTGTAAGTGAAAATTAAAATCTGTTAGTTATTAACACGAAAAACAATATTTGAGCATAGTCACCATGTCTTCACAAAAAGGTGAACCTCGCTGAAACTTCACCAATTTTGAGTCCAACACGCTTAATATTCTATCTTCGTCAATATGGTATGTTCCCCTTGATACTGATGCACGATCCTTTTCAGAGAGACCTTTAAAAACCTCTGTCTTGGGGATGATGTCTTGAATTCTTGTGTGTCCTCCAATCCATGGTGCATGTGAACGCAGAATATGTAGTCATACTTGTGAATGGATTGATGGTTGCAGTGTCTAagagaaaataatttaatttttcatttaagaATCAATATCTGTATCCTCGGAAAACAGTAGACTTCTAAATGCTCAACATCGCAAAATCCTGATGCTATGATTTCCTTTTCAAGCAACTCCCATCTTGTCCTCACATTAACTTGTATGTCCTCGTTACCAGAATTGGCGATGGTTGGGCGTTTCAGAAGGTTGActgacagagaaacagacagaaaaTATGTTTTGAAAAGTATATATACAATGTGAAATGGAAAGATCCCTCTATAACTCATTTGCTTGCCAAGATACACAAGCATAACACTAcgaagaagaaaataaaatgcctTAAGTGCtccatattaattaattaaaatacatcTTACATCCAGCTCCTGATCACCGCAGTAAcaccaaaatttaaaaaatgacacttTTGTGAAAAGTGaatagaaatatacatttttctttaattCACATTAAATTACAGCGGAAATTTCTCACCAGGTATATCAAATGCTGATTTCCAGTTTGTATCTGCAATTAAAATTGGTGGGTTGTGGCCACAGCTGTCACGGCAGACGggaggcgagcaaggaagcaggcgagtagcAGCCAGGAGTTCAGGTAAAGGGTTTATTACGGaagggacggacaggcacggacatctaacgggacactacaatgacaagtctggggaagactgactcagacgaggactaaatacacaagacaagctagactgaataggacacaggcaagcacaatcagggttgaacacgaggtaatgaggggggcgtggcacacatcgggatcgtacggagcagggtgtgacagaacccccccccaaaggcacgcacaccgggcgagccagaggagaggcgacagacgagacgaaccgggaaaacaggacctggaaaacaaagcagaacgtcaaccaaaaacagggaacagaacggagacacagaagaagaacaaggacgagaggaaggacaagagacgacacagaacagggaaggcagacaggcagacaaggaagggagacacagaaggggagaaaggcggaacaaaagggccaggagtgaacggaggaggaacaaagggacgaggagcagagacaggcgggacaaagggaaagggaggaggaaaaaggggagcccgagggaacccaggcgggcgacgggcagcggccggaggggccgcaggggagagggagaagggagcaggaggggaccacccaggggccaagggaacgggacgagggagtgacggaggggacacggagggagcaggagggaacaccggtgcaggcaggcagaagggggaagccggacgcccagccggagcaggggggcccggaggcgaccgacatgaagctggaggagggaccgaggaccggcaccgcggaaccagggggggacccggcggcgaccgccgaccccgagccggaggacccgcaggcaaccaccgagctacagccaggggccgaacgggcgagccagggggcagggagggcgggacctggacccgacgcctgtgtcctctgcccttacgggacactgaaaggcggggtcctgggtggtgttggccttgtcggggcaagggcgagggagtcaggaaggaggtgcccgagggtgtagactcgggcagagcagggggcgtggccgtaggtgatgcagccggagccgcgggcggggcagccagagccgtgggcgtggccgcaggcggggcagccagggccgcgggcaggacgggagaggcggcctcaagcagggccgcgggcaggacaggcagttcaggtgccggcaggacaggcaaaacaggcagttcaggtgccggcaggacaggcaaaacaggcagttcaggtgccggcaggacaggcgaaacaggcagttcaggagccggcaggacaggcgaaacgggcagttcaggagccggcaggacaggtgagacgggcagttcaggtgccggcaggacaggcgagacgggcaggtcaggtgccggcaggacaggcgagacgggcaggtcaggtgccggcaggacaggcgccgccgtcacatggccagcaaggggcacctcgaAGGGCAgcttgggtgtgcggccagcagggggcgcctcggcgggcgccgcagtcacttggccagcagggggcgccgcagcgggcgccgccagcacgcggccagcagggggcgtcgcagcgggcgccgccatcacgcggccagcagggggcgcctcggcgggcaccatAGGCGTAGCGGTGgtagctgcaggcgtgcgaccagcaggggccgcctgggcaggcacctcgggcgtccggtcagcagggggcgcctcggtgggcgccgccagcacgcgaccagcagggagcgccccagcgggtgccgccatcacacggccagcagggggtgcaaccgcggcgggtgccgccatctcgcggccagcagggggtgcaaccgcggcgggtgccgcagccagagtggtggcagctgcagggactgcaggcagagcaggcaggacaggcgggtcaggtgggtcaagcaggacaggcgagtcaagcaggacaggcgagtcaagcaggacaggtgggtcaggctggacaggcgggtcaggctggacaggcgggtcaggcggtgctgctggcaaagcggcggcatcagcagcaggcggtgccgcaggcagagcggcggcatcagcagcaggcggtgccgcgggcagagcggcggcatcagcagcaggcggtgccgcgggcagagcggcggcggcagtaggcagcgcagccgcgggcagatcggcggcggcagccgaagcagctggtgctgcaggcagcgcagccgcgggcagatcggcggcggcagcaggcagcgcagccgcgggcagatcggcggcggcagcagcaggcggtgccgcggtcaggtccggagcaggcaggaggggtgctgagcgcgttgacgctgcccctttaagggctctcaggacccggggaatgccgtccCGCACAGCGCGGATACCTCCGAGGCCCAGACGCTCTGGCCGGTAGAAGTACGCCTccatcggaggtggcttctGCTCGGCGCTGTCCAGGCGTGTGACGGCGATGGCGTCCCAGGCcgggaggagagagcaggctcccaggaagagtaCTTCTGCTTCTTCCTGCTGCTCTCGACCGCACTCCTCCCTtcgctcggtgagccggcgcATCAGGCGGCGGAGGCATTTCCGTGCCCTCTGGAGCGGATAGTCTTGTCCAGGCGGGCGCTCCTTTCGGAGCAGTTCCGTGCCCCGGtcggccagctccagggctgtagggtcctccaggacctcgggctgggtTCGCCAATACACAAAatcctgcagcagaccgagccgaacgtgctcggtctgctgctttgtgctttcacagagacttgtcattctgtcacgccaGACGggaggcgagcaaggaagcaggcgagtagcAGCCAGGAGTTCAGGTAAAGGGTTTATTACgggagggacggacaggcacggacatctaacgggacactacaatgacaagtctggggaagactgactcagacgaggactaaatacacaagacaagctagactgaataggacacaggcgagcacaatcagggttgaacacgaggtaatgaggggggcgtggcacacatcgggatcgtacggagcagggtgtgacaacaGCGATAGCAGAAAAAATCATAAGAAAATCTTTTCATTGCACAATAGTGGTAGAAGGCTTGTCTGACAGTGTTGTGAGGAATGATGATTCTTGAATGATCTTCCAGTGTGTTCAGGAAACGGCCAACTGCTATATGGTTCTGTCAAGAATGACAAAAATATCATTAACTAACATGGAATACAAATACAGCTGCAACAAAATAACTGATTTATAAAAGATTTTTACATGTTATATAGTATTTGTACATCataattttattgcatttcatgCAAGTGTATTAATGGGCTCACCGAAACTGCAGATGTCATAAGTGAACATAAAGGTAGTGACAGAAAGACTCTGTCATTAAAGTTGTGAAACCCAGAGTTATAGTCTTGAAATCTCACATGCACTCTGCAGACTGGGCATTGTTTTGCATAAACAGGAACCCCTGGAAAGATAGATGTACTTTTATTTCATCATTCACCTAGCTGTGACTACAATGTATTAAATGGTAACACAAAAAAGTTAATAATTGTTTTACTTACCTTTGGTCAcagacaaaatgaaataaactgtGCCATGTTTCGTCACCAGTCGGCTCTCATCCAGAGCTGGAGGACAAGGTCCAGGACAATATGGGCACACTTCTTCCAATGGTGTAAATGACTCTGGAAGAGGCTTTTCTTTGGTGATGAGCTCATGTGGGAGGTCTTCTggaatttttttgtgtgtccaCAAATATTCTGTCATCTTAATAACATCTGCATACCTTTCAGCACACTGCCTGTGAGGTTCCTCTGTTTCTGAGACTATTTCTTCCACATCATCAGTATCCTCCAAATGAACATTAGcagttgatttaaaaaaatgtggatGTTCCTGAAACATGTACCACATAGAAAGGTACCTATGTGTACAACTGGCTCTTCGCTTCACTCTGCACTGGCAATGCCACTTTCCTGACTGACTATCAAAAGTGACACGGGTCCTtgcaaacttgcaccagttgTCCTTCTTATTTGTAAACActgaaaaatacataaatcGCTCAGTCATTCCATCCCTGGATTACCACTTTTTAAAGCAATTGCCATGAAGTCTTTGCAAATGGGCAGTTCACAGGAAATTGTTTAAGAGAGCACGGATTTGCAGACATGAACCGGCACCCTAGGTCCATGGGGATCTTTTGGAGTAACGAAAATTCCATTTTTCGCATCAATACAAATAATTGATTGCCTTTCCTTGTCATGCTGCACCTTCTCATGCCTACGTAAATTAGAAATGTTGGTGAATCCTAAATGGCAAACTTTACACTTCAGATGATTAAATGTAGGGTGGTCTTGAGCAGTGGGCAGGTCTTTTGCATCAAGAGCTGTAGGTGAAAAGAAAAGTATGAAAAGGGGATCTCtgaaaagatatatatatatatatatatatatatatatatagcaataaATTGTTCAAAGACATAGCATGAGATACTTACTTGTTGGACTGCCAATAACCACTAAACCTGTTGAACAAAAAAAGGTTATTATGTTTTCCCCCCACTGAACTATTCACAAGTTGATcaaagaaataattaattttaactAACCATGATTTTGGAGATGTTTCCTAAAGTCTGATGATCTGCTGATTTTTTGATGGCACTTTGGACAGTGCCAGTGGCTTCTTTTTGCTACTTGCCTCTCAGAACAGAAGCATGGTATAGTAAACTTGTCTAGGGAAAACATGCATATACATAAACATAAATACATTGAAAAACTGTAACAAATATTTACAGCATAAATTTCACATATACTCACCAGTATCATTTTCACTATAATGtacagctggtttcaaatgccGGCGTAAAAGATGGCCATGCgaagctttttcttttttacagtaAGGACAGTCAAGTTCCGGTCTCAGTGAAAGCAGCTCCTCTTCAGAACTAAACTCAAACACCTTCTCTGAAAGTTATAGCAAACGGTCATCTTCAATCTTCTCTCTAAACATACTTTCCATTGGGCATTAAACAGTATCCGTTCAAGGAGCACCAGCGAATATACGTTTGCTTTGTGTTCTCTCGACAGTACTAAAAACTGTATACAGTTATGGTTTATATTCGTTAAACGTACTTTCGTATTTATGTTACAACATTTGAAAATTACACTTTTAATAATTTAGCTCTAAAATGCATAGAAAATGATATAGCTACCGTCACgataaaagcaaaaataatgCGGAGGACATTTGCGCGTTCCagaatatttttatgtattatttatttgt from Paramormyrops kingsleyae isolate MSU_618 unplaced genomic scaffold, PKINGS_0.4 ups106, whole genome shotgun sequence carries:
- the LOC140586957 gene encoding HMG domain-containing protein 3-like; the protein is MHHGLEDTQEFKTSSPRQRFLKPRKEDLIAACNALGVSEAGSRSDLINRLEELLLYKFIKLQKTGGGVLHMGCTHSVVYYESPLWWQESARDHGDALLSFRHPPTVYISDIAGRVARHVNNRTNQRFFQPNDGRLCAATDSNIQDAANKKLEIHLPWVTSIGFMSTTTIAKDSPGDRLSSAHPETGSTNRFSLYDRFHQKNQKKPEELLRSVKVVPDLAALVNSSSAEQINRELSSSKYSLCQMKDIHFMFSLRLYFHLHNTKINKKYIKDLQRQTKEVLELCPSGKLTFGRPERRKISFPTSESQRETETLRSPDSTFSVAMFPTEPENLVITVFQIDICCNCLLNCYIVCC